A genome region from Oenanthe melanoleuca isolate GR-GAL-2019-014 chromosome 2, OMel1.0, whole genome shotgun sequence includes the following:
- the FAM83A gene encoding protein FAM83A codes for MQSSNKKDDCTACGTHMHGACPADRLLRQRAMNHPRHMGKIRKRLEDIKNQSSQLTKVDFSHNESIRLATDAFLDGGTDSYLETLSKEGEVDFLSSVEAQYIKDNARESYYAQESPGADGAAAPKQNDAGSLPSGTYFPTISDSGESALLHTWITAEKPYLKEKSTATVYFQTEKNSNIRDIIRRYIHKTTQVLAIVMDVFTDTEILCDLLEAANKRMVFVYLLLDHGSIDLFSEMCDKLQIPEDLFKNISVRSVTGEVYCAKSGRKFSGQIQEKFLISDWRYVLSGSYSFTWLCGQVHRNLLSKFTGQVVELFDEEFRHLYALSKPVRGPKTPPRSLPFLFSRSWAPPRSLPYSDQGSANTLSDSFSSLSAGSTHQSKQTPRTLMFNSNFTPQSPLHRVNSFHSYVSFTPPPAQKAIQPNYYQPHYMAENPTVPYNNMNIYRPIRLRQEEPNRTGLSSSWRCLHKANLFA; via the exons ATGCAGTCCTCAAACAAGAAGGACGATTGCACTGCCTGTGGCACGCATATGCATGGTGCCTGCCCGGCAGATCGGCTACTGCGACAAAGAGCCATGAACCACCCCAGACATATGGGCAAGATAAGGAAGAGGCTGGAGGATATCAAGAACCAGTCCTCGCAGTTGACAAAAGTGGATTTCAGCCACAACGAAAGCATAAGATTGGCCACCGACGCTTTCTTGGATGGTGGGACAGACTCTTACCTCGAAACTCTAAGCAAAGAGGGTGAGGTGGATTTCCTGTCCTCGGTGGAAGCTCAGTACATTAAGGATAACGCCAGGGAGTCTTATTATGCTCAGGAGTCCCCAGGTGCCGACGGGGCAGCCGCGCCAAAGCAGAACGATGCCGGGTCACTCCCTTCAGGGACCTACTTCCCCACCATTTCTGACAGCGGTGAGTCGGCTCTGCTCCACACATGGATTACAGCGGAGAAGCcctatttaaaggaaaaatccacCGCCACTGTCTATTTCCAAACAGAGAAGAATAGCAACATTAGAGACATCATACGCCGGTACATCCACAAGACCACTCAG GTGTTAGCTATCGTGATGGATGTGTTCACAGACACTGAGATTCTCTGTGACCTCCTGGAGGCAGCTAACAAGCGCATGGTCTTTGTCTACCTGCTGCTCGATCATGGCAGTATAGATCTTTTCTCGGAGATGTGTGACAAGCTGCAAATTCCTGAGGATCTCTTCAAG aatatttcagtCCGCAGTGTTACTGGAGAGGTTTACTGTGCCAAGTCAGGCAGAAAATTTTCAGGACAAATTCAAGAAAAATTTCTTATCTCTGACTGGAGATATGTGCTGTCTGGATCTTACAG CTTCACGTGGCTGTGCGGCCAGGTTCACCGCAACCTCCTCTCCAAGTTCACGGGCCAGGTTGTGGAGCTGTTTGACGAGGAGTTCCGGCACCTGTACGCGCTGTCCAAGCCGGTGCGCGGCCCCAAGACGCCGCCGCGCAGCCTCCCGTTCCTGTTCAGCCGCAGCTGGGCGCCCCCGCGCAGCCTCCCCTACAGCGACCAGGGCAGCGCCAACACCCTGTCCGACTCCTTCAGCAGCCTCTCCGCCGGCAGCACGCACCAGAGCAAGCAGACCCCAAGAACTCTCATGTTCAACAGCAACTTCACCCCCCAGTCCCCTCTCCACCGAGTCAACTCCTTCCACAGCTATGTCTCGTTCACCCCCCCACCTGCACAGAAGGCCATACAGCCTAACTACTACCAGCCACACTACATGGCCGAAAACCCCACAGTGCCCTACAACAACATGAACATTTACAGACCCATAAGGCTCAGGCAAGAGGAACCAAACAGGACAGGGTTAAGCTCATCCTGGAGATGCCTCCACAAAGCTAACCTGTTTGCATAA
- the TBC1D31 gene encoding TBC1 domain family member 31 isoform X1 — MERCDLGERRRGRIWSRRAGAAAPRGVIVNIIHSVQGYHSKTVHFLNVAFNLSGDSLLAADRQGNIYVFDLNGNRFNLVQRTMQACTALAFNLRRKTEFLVALADYSVKCFDTGTQELVSWMRGHESSVSSISVHGSGKYAITTSTDTAQLWDLDTFQRIRKLNVRQSVGIQKVFFLPLSNTILSCFKDNSVFAWEFDTLHCKYQLPTPVEGSVLFYKVFAVTRDGQTLVAGGKSNHLHLWSLELKQLIKIIQMPEEVRAVRHLEFLPDSFDGGSNQVLGVLSQDNIMRFINIETCKLLFDIGSPEEGISTAAISPNGRYIASVMKNGSLNLYSVQALTEEGNKPPPLMFKAVEDGPKYTPEANKLITKVTSGRSKGPWKSKQSKIQSRLLKLQENTSLENKENELPGGLNKKRLQALLKGFGEYPAKYRMFVWRSLLQLPENHLAFSCLLDRGIHSAFINIQKEYPIKSRKLLRVLQRTLSCLAHWSAIFAETPYMPLLAFPFVKLFQNNQLICFEVVATVVVNFCQHWFEYFPNPPVNVLSMMENILGHHDKELLQHLVKYNVTSQVYAWPLLETLLSEVLTREEWLKVFDNIFSNHPSYFLMVVVAYIICSRAPLLHCNQAADFEYFFHHRNNVDINVVIKEAYHLMEATPLDIHPQLMLDDFTPLTKGQYPVFNKYPVFIVDYQAQEREKIRQDEMEYLRERQLAHESEAKAQEQKAEDEVWYRKQKLLQEAKEQRRKILQEEEKKLTEQRQRLAIVKRELKIKELQLLDASRRRFLNYQQDQLQMELKHLDNEIARKASMREQETAAAVQDVELRWMELESQKQFFEQHIIKDKEAVTKEMKEEVEAHRRKVDLEDQHVQRLIEIDREEIQKALTVAEENLAKAEQKHIDTDWKLQAQRRLRRDDQEREKSYREIVELLHDNRVKEAELLKAMRETEEKQWEDVAHNKAQLEEEQKAAAAADGQRKQFLDDKMNDVLELAEKLQREDGSFERLRDLKARSTERGVEVQQGPRSGNVCLNDLSTLPSSPHMSSGRRRAELARQERELMAEVWQLRQRLISQAQARHPPARFPATTSP; from the exons AGTTATAGTGAACATCATTCACAGTGTCCAAGGGTACCATTCAAAGACAGTACATTTTCTGAATGTGGCTTTCAACCTTTCTGGGGATTCTCTCCTTGCTGCAGACCGCCAAGgaaatatatatgtttttgaCTTGAATGGGAACAG GTTCAACCTTGTTCAGAGAACAATGCAGGCTTGCACTGCTTTGGCATTTAATCTTCGCAGAAAGACAGAGTTCCTCGTGGCTTTGGCAGATTATTCTGTTAAGTGCTTTGATACAG GAACCCAGGAGCTAGTTAGTTGGATGAGAGGCCATGAATCTTCAGTGTCTTCCATCTCTGTCCATGGCTCGGGCAAGTATGCCATCACTACTTCCACTGatacagctcagctgtgggacTTGGACACCTTTCAAAGAATAAGAAAGCTGAATGTTCGTCAGTCTGTGGGTATACAAAAA gttttttttcttccattgaGTAACACCATTCTCAGCTGTTTCAAAGATAATTCTGTTTTTGCATGGGAATTTGATACTCTTCACTGTAAATACCAGTTGCCAACTCCTGTAGAAGgttctgtattattttataAGGTGTTTGCAGTTACCAG GGATGGTCAGACTTTGGTAGCTGGTGGGAAATCAAACCATCTTCACTTGTGGAGTTTGGAATTAAAGCAGTTGATAAAAATAATCCAGATGCCCGAGGAAGTGCGAGCTGTCCGTCACCTGGAATTCCTTCCTGACAGTTTTGATGGGGGCTCCAATCAG GTCCTTGGAGTGTTAAGTCAAGATAATATTATGAGATTTATCAATATAGAAACATGCAAACTTCTTTTTGACATTGGGAGTCCTGAAGAGGGAATCAGTACAGCAGCGATTAGCCCAAATGGACGGTATATTGCCTCAGTAATGAAAAATGGAAGCCTGAACTTGTACAGTGTCCAAGCTTTGactgaagaaggaaataag CCTCCACCATTGATGTTCAAAGCTGTAGAAGATGGGCCCAAGTACACACCAGAGGCAAATAAACTGATCACGAAAGTGACTTCAGGAAGGTCAAAGGGGCCATGGAAAtctaaacaaagcaaaattcaAAGCAGATTGCTAAAACTGCAAGAAAATACATCACTTGAAAATAAAGAG AACGAATTGCCTGGTGGATTGAACAAGAAACGTCTGCAGGCCTTACTGAAAGGATTTGGAGAATATCCAGCTAAGTACAG GATGTTTGTTTGGCGTTCCTTATTACAACTTCCTGAAAACCACTTGGCATTCAGTTGCCTGCTGGATAGGGGAATCCACAGTGCATTCATAAATATTCAGAAAGAGTATCCTATCAAAAGTAGGAAACTGCTGAGAGTTCTACAGAg GACCTTGTCATGTCTAGCTCACTGGTCTGCTATCTTTGCTGAGACACCTTACATGCCTTTGCTAGCATTCCCATTTGTAAAATTATTCCAGAACAACCAGCTGATCTGCTTTGAAGTTGTTGCTACAGTAGTAG TTAATTTTTGTCAGCACTGGTTTGAGTACTTTCCCAATCCTCCAGTTAATGTCCTTAGTatgatggaaaatattttgggacATCATGACAAAGAACTACTTCAGCATTTAGTAAAATACAATGTCACTTCACAG GTTTATGCTTGGCCTCTCCTAGAAACACTATTATCTGAGGTTCTAACAAGAGAAGAATGGCTGAAAGTCTTCGACAATATTTTCTCCAACCATCCTTCATATTTTCTAATGGTTGTCGTTGCCTATATTATATGTTCTAGAGCTCCGTTGCTCCACTGTAATCAAGCAGCAGATTTTGAG TATTTCTTTCATCATCGTAACAATGTGGACATTAATGTTGTGATTAAGGAAGCCTATCATCTTATGGAGGCCACACCACTGGACATCCATCCACAGCTTATGCTTGATGACTTCACACCACTTACAAAAGGACAGTACCCTGTATTTAATAAATATCCCGTGTTCATTGTGGATTATCAAGCTCAGGAGCGGGAGAAGATCAGACAGGATGAAATGGAATACTTGAGAGAGAG ACAATTAGCACATGAATCAGAAGCCAAAGCGCAggaacagaaagcagaagatgAAGTCTGGTATCgaaaacagaaattacttcAAGAAGCTAAAGAGCAGAGGCGGAAAATCctacaggaagaagaaaagaagttgaCAGAACAGAGGCAGAG GCTTGCTATTGTGAAAAGGgaactgaaaataaaggaaCTGCAACTTTTAGATGCTTCAAGAAGGCGTTTTCTGAACTACCAGCAAGATCAGCTTCAAATGGAACTGAAACATCTCGATAATGAAATTGCAAGAAAG GCATCTATGAGAGAGCAGGAAACAGCTGCTGCCGTTCAAGATGTAGAACTACGATGGATGGAACTTGAATCACAAAAACAGTTTTTTGAACAG CATATAATCAAAGACAAAGAGGCAGTtacaaaggaaatgaaagaagagGTGGAAGCCCATCGAAGAAAGGTGGATCTGGAAGATCAACATGTTCAGAGATTGATAGAAATAGATagagaagaaatacagaaagctCTTACA GTGGCTGAAGAAAATCTAGCCAAAGCTGAGCAGAAGCACATTGACACTGACTGGAAGCTGCAAGCACAGAGGAGACTCAGGCGTGATGACCAGGAGCGGGAGAAGTCCTACAGAGAGATTGTGGAGCTCCTGCATGACAACAGGGTGAAAGAAGCTGAACTGCTGAAGGCCATGAGggagacagaagaaaaacag TGGGAAGATGTTGCACACAATAAAGCTCAACTGGAGGAAGAGCagaaggcagctgctgctgcagatgggcAGAGGAAGCAGTTCTTAGATGACAAAATGAATGATGTATTAGAATTGGCTGAGAAGCTGCAAAGGGAAGATGGCTCTTTTG AGAGACTGCGTGATTTAAAGGCCAGGAGTACAGAGAGAGGGGTAGAAGTCCAGCAGGGACCAAGGTCTGGAAATGTCTGTCTCAATGATTTGTCTACATTACCATCATCACCACACA TGTCTTCAGGCAGAAGACGAGCAGAACTGGCACGCCAGGAGCGGGAGCTGATGGCAGAAGTCTGGCAGCTCAGACAAAGGCTCATCTCACAGGCCCAGGCCAGGCACCCTCCAGCTCGTTTCCCAGCTACAACGTCACCTTGA
- the TBC1D31 gene encoding TBC1 domain family member 31 isoform X2, with translation MERCDLGERRRGRIWSRRAGAAAPRGVIVNIIHSVQGYHSKTVHFLNVAFNLSGDSLLAADRQGNIYVFDLNGNRFNLVQRTMQACTALAFNLRRKTEFLVALADYSVKCFDTGTQELVSWMRGHESSVSSISVHGSGKYAITTSTDTAQLWDLDTFQRIRKLNVRQSVGIQKVFFLPLSNTILSCFKDNSVFAWEFDTLHCKYQLPTPVEGSVLFYKVFAVTRDGQTLVAGGKSNHLHLWSLELKQLIKIIQMPEEVRAVRHLEFLPDSFDGGSNQVLGVLSQDNIMRFINIETCKLLFDIGSPEEGISTAAISPNGRYIASVMKNGSLNLYSVQALTEEGNKPPPLMFKAVEDGPKYTPEANKLITKVTSGRSKGPWKSKQSKIQSRLLKLQENTSLENKENELPGGLNKKRLQALLKGFGEYPAKYRMFVWRSLLQLPENHLAFSCLLDRGIHSAFINIQKEYPIKSRKLLRVLQRTLSCLAHWSAIFAETPYMPLLAFPFVKLFQNNQLICFEVVATVVVNFCQHWFEYFPNPPVNVLSMMENILGHHDKELLQHLVKYNVTSQVYAWPLLETLLSEVLTREEWLKVFDNIFSNHPSYFLMVVVAYIICSRAPLLHCNQAADFEYFFHHRNNVDINVVIKEAYHLMEATPLDIHPQLMLDDFTPLTKGQYPVFNKYPVFIVDYQAQEREKIRQDEMEYLRERQLAHESEAKAQEQKAEDEVWYRKQKLLQEAKEQRRKILQEEEKKLTEQRQRLAIVKRELKIKELQLLDASRRRFLNYQQDQLQMELKHLDNEIARKASMREQETAAAVQDVELRWMELESQKQFFEQHIIKDKEAVTKEMKEEVEAHRRKVAEENLAKAEQKHIDTDWKLQAQRRLRRDDQEREKSYREIVELLHDNRVKEAELLKAMRETEEKQWEDVAHNKAQLEEEQKAAAAADGQRKQFLDDKMNDVLELAEKLQREDGSFERLRDLKARSTERGVEVQQGPRSGNVCLNDLSTLPSSPHMSSGRRRAELARQERELMAEVWQLRQRLISQAQARHPPARFPATTSP, from the exons AGTTATAGTGAACATCATTCACAGTGTCCAAGGGTACCATTCAAAGACAGTACATTTTCTGAATGTGGCTTTCAACCTTTCTGGGGATTCTCTCCTTGCTGCAGACCGCCAAGgaaatatatatgtttttgaCTTGAATGGGAACAG GTTCAACCTTGTTCAGAGAACAATGCAGGCTTGCACTGCTTTGGCATTTAATCTTCGCAGAAAGACAGAGTTCCTCGTGGCTTTGGCAGATTATTCTGTTAAGTGCTTTGATACAG GAACCCAGGAGCTAGTTAGTTGGATGAGAGGCCATGAATCTTCAGTGTCTTCCATCTCTGTCCATGGCTCGGGCAAGTATGCCATCACTACTTCCACTGatacagctcagctgtgggacTTGGACACCTTTCAAAGAATAAGAAAGCTGAATGTTCGTCAGTCTGTGGGTATACAAAAA gttttttttcttccattgaGTAACACCATTCTCAGCTGTTTCAAAGATAATTCTGTTTTTGCATGGGAATTTGATACTCTTCACTGTAAATACCAGTTGCCAACTCCTGTAGAAGgttctgtattattttataAGGTGTTTGCAGTTACCAG GGATGGTCAGACTTTGGTAGCTGGTGGGAAATCAAACCATCTTCACTTGTGGAGTTTGGAATTAAAGCAGTTGATAAAAATAATCCAGATGCCCGAGGAAGTGCGAGCTGTCCGTCACCTGGAATTCCTTCCTGACAGTTTTGATGGGGGCTCCAATCAG GTCCTTGGAGTGTTAAGTCAAGATAATATTATGAGATTTATCAATATAGAAACATGCAAACTTCTTTTTGACATTGGGAGTCCTGAAGAGGGAATCAGTACAGCAGCGATTAGCCCAAATGGACGGTATATTGCCTCAGTAATGAAAAATGGAAGCCTGAACTTGTACAGTGTCCAAGCTTTGactgaagaaggaaataag CCTCCACCATTGATGTTCAAAGCTGTAGAAGATGGGCCCAAGTACACACCAGAGGCAAATAAACTGATCACGAAAGTGACTTCAGGAAGGTCAAAGGGGCCATGGAAAtctaaacaaagcaaaattcaAAGCAGATTGCTAAAACTGCAAGAAAATACATCACTTGAAAATAAAGAG AACGAATTGCCTGGTGGATTGAACAAGAAACGTCTGCAGGCCTTACTGAAAGGATTTGGAGAATATCCAGCTAAGTACAG GATGTTTGTTTGGCGTTCCTTATTACAACTTCCTGAAAACCACTTGGCATTCAGTTGCCTGCTGGATAGGGGAATCCACAGTGCATTCATAAATATTCAGAAAGAGTATCCTATCAAAAGTAGGAAACTGCTGAGAGTTCTACAGAg GACCTTGTCATGTCTAGCTCACTGGTCTGCTATCTTTGCTGAGACACCTTACATGCCTTTGCTAGCATTCCCATTTGTAAAATTATTCCAGAACAACCAGCTGATCTGCTTTGAAGTTGTTGCTACAGTAGTAG TTAATTTTTGTCAGCACTGGTTTGAGTACTTTCCCAATCCTCCAGTTAATGTCCTTAGTatgatggaaaatattttgggacATCATGACAAAGAACTACTTCAGCATTTAGTAAAATACAATGTCACTTCACAG GTTTATGCTTGGCCTCTCCTAGAAACACTATTATCTGAGGTTCTAACAAGAGAAGAATGGCTGAAAGTCTTCGACAATATTTTCTCCAACCATCCTTCATATTTTCTAATGGTTGTCGTTGCCTATATTATATGTTCTAGAGCTCCGTTGCTCCACTGTAATCAAGCAGCAGATTTTGAG TATTTCTTTCATCATCGTAACAATGTGGACATTAATGTTGTGATTAAGGAAGCCTATCATCTTATGGAGGCCACACCACTGGACATCCATCCACAGCTTATGCTTGATGACTTCACACCACTTACAAAAGGACAGTACCCTGTATTTAATAAATATCCCGTGTTCATTGTGGATTATCAAGCTCAGGAGCGGGAGAAGATCAGACAGGATGAAATGGAATACTTGAGAGAGAG ACAATTAGCACATGAATCAGAAGCCAAAGCGCAggaacagaaagcagaagatgAAGTCTGGTATCgaaaacagaaattacttcAAGAAGCTAAAGAGCAGAGGCGGAAAATCctacaggaagaagaaaagaagttgaCAGAACAGAGGCAGAG GCTTGCTATTGTGAAAAGGgaactgaaaataaaggaaCTGCAACTTTTAGATGCTTCAAGAAGGCGTTTTCTGAACTACCAGCAAGATCAGCTTCAAATGGAACTGAAACATCTCGATAATGAAATTGCAAGAAAG GCATCTATGAGAGAGCAGGAAACAGCTGCTGCCGTTCAAGATGTAGAACTACGATGGATGGAACTTGAATCACAAAAACAGTTTTTTGAACAG CATATAATCAAAGACAAAGAGGCAGTtacaaaggaaatgaaagaagagGTGGAAGCCCATCGAAGAAAG GTGGCTGAAGAAAATCTAGCCAAAGCTGAGCAGAAGCACATTGACACTGACTGGAAGCTGCAAGCACAGAGGAGACTCAGGCGTGATGACCAGGAGCGGGAGAAGTCCTACAGAGAGATTGTGGAGCTCCTGCATGACAACAGGGTGAAAGAAGCTGAACTGCTGAAGGCCATGAGggagacagaagaaaaacag TGGGAAGATGTTGCACACAATAAAGCTCAACTGGAGGAAGAGCagaaggcagctgctgctgcagatgggcAGAGGAAGCAGTTCTTAGATGACAAAATGAATGATGTATTAGAATTGGCTGAGAAGCTGCAAAGGGAAGATGGCTCTTTTG AGAGACTGCGTGATTTAAAGGCCAGGAGTACAGAGAGAGGGGTAGAAGTCCAGCAGGGACCAAGGTCTGGAAATGTCTGTCTCAATGATTTGTCTACATTACCATCATCACCACACA TGTCTTCAGGCAGAAGACGAGCAGAACTGGCACGCCAGGAGCGGGAGCTGATGGCAGAAGTCTGGCAGCTCAGACAAAGGCTCATCTCACAGGCCCAGGCCAGGCACCCTCCAGCTCGTTTCCCAGCTACAACGTCACCTTGA